From a single Verrucomicrobiia bacterium genomic region:
- a CDS encoding glucose 1-dehydrogenase, with protein MGNLNGKRALVTGGGQGLGYSIVEHLLAAGADVAVHYFSSETGARELKSLAEKRGRRAEIFRADLTKETEAAALVDGAANFLGGLDVLVNNAGDLVQRRSIQEVDAAFWERVINVNVTSVLWVTRAAVPWLEQAKQASIVNLSSLAGRKGGHPGSLVYSTAKGAVLTWTRALANELAPKGIRVNCVAPGFILGTRFHETHTTEDSAKKTVDGIPLGRAGSPEDIARAVVYLASEFDGFITGATLDINGGVYAA; from the coding sequence ATGGGAAACCTCAACGGAAAACGCGCGCTCGTCACCGGCGGCGGCCAGGGACTTGGATACAGCATCGTGGAACACCTGCTCGCCGCGGGTGCGGACGTGGCTGTCCATTATTTCTCCAGCGAGACCGGCGCGCGTGAACTGAAGTCGCTCGCCGAAAAGCGCGGTCGCCGGGCTGAAATCTTTCGCGCCGACCTGACGAAGGAAACGGAAGCAGCCGCATTGGTGGACGGCGCCGCGAACTTTCTCGGTGGCCTCGACGTGCTGGTGAACAATGCGGGCGACCTCGTCCAGCGGCGTTCGATCCAGGAAGTGGACGCCGCGTTTTGGGAGCGGGTCATCAATGTCAACGTTACTTCGGTGCTGTGGGTCACACGCGCCGCCGTGCCGTGGCTGGAACAAGCCAAACAAGCCAGCATTGTGAATCTTTCATCGCTCGCCGGGCGCAAGGGCGGTCATCCCGGCTCACTCGTCTACTCCACCGCCAAGGGCGCGGTCCTCACGTGGACACGTGCGTTGGCCAATGAACTTGCGCCCAAGGGAATTCGCGTGAACTGCGTGGCGCCCGGATTCATTTTGGGCACACGTTTCCACGAGACGCACACGACCGAGGACAGCGCGAAAAAAACTGTTGACGGAATCCCACTCGGCCGTGCCGGCTCGCCGGAAGACATCGCGCGCGCCGTGGTTTATCTGGCCTCGGAATTCGACGGATTCATTACCGGCGCGACGCTCGACATCAACGGAGGAGTGTATGCGGCGTGA